The following proteins come from a genomic window of Streptomyces sp. NBC_01716:
- a CDS encoding ABC transporter ATP-binding protein, with protein MTATTAPSGAPSTAPVLDLRNLTRRYGSLTAVDDVSLRLPPGARHAVIGPNGAGKTTLLNLIAGTDRPDHGTIALGGADITRTATARRSGLGIARSFQQPSVIGELSVLDNIVLAGWRHHPLRRGAWWRPSRYRKHAESATRHLEAVGLAGSAARPAADLSHGQRRMLDLAAALAGDPRLLLLDEPAAGLTDGDIGRLLTILGGLPSSVAIILVEHHVEVVAELAETVTVLAAGRVLITGPTKEALAHPEVRDAYHATAAGAAAPDAASDGVRDTAEARG; from the coding sequence ATGACAGCCACTACCGCACCATCCGGCGCACCGTCCACGGCGCCTGTGCTGGACCTGAGGAACCTCACCAGGCGGTACGGGAGCCTCACCGCCGTCGACGACGTCAGCCTCCGGCTGCCGCCCGGGGCGCGGCACGCCGTCATCGGTCCCAACGGCGCGGGCAAGACCACCCTGCTGAACCTCATCGCAGGTACCGACCGCCCCGACCACGGCACCATCGCCCTGGGCGGCGCCGACATCACCCGTACGGCCACCGCCAGACGGAGCGGTCTCGGTATCGCCCGCAGCTTCCAGCAGCCCTCCGTCATCGGTGAGTTGTCGGTGCTGGACAACATCGTGCTGGCCGGCTGGCGGCACCATCCGCTGCGCCGGGGCGCGTGGTGGCGGCCCTCCCGCTACCGGAAGCACGCCGAGTCCGCCACCCGGCACCTGGAGGCCGTGGGCCTCGCCGGCTCCGCCGCCCGGCCCGCCGCCGACCTGTCCCACGGGCAGCGCCGCATGCTCGACCTCGCGGCGGCCCTCGCGGGCGACCCGCGTCTGCTGCTGCTCGACGAGCCCGCGGCCGGGCTGACCGACGGCGACATCGGGCGGCTGCTCACGATCCTGGGCGGCCTGCCTTCGAGCGTCGCCATCATCCTGGTGGAGCACCATGTCGAGGTCGTCGCCGAACTCGCCGAAACGGTGACGGTGCTGGCGGCCGGACGGGTCCTGATCACCGGGCCGACCAAGGAGGCGCTGGCCCACCCCGAGGTACGCGACGCGTACCACGCCACCGCGGCCGGCGCCGCCGCCCCTGACGCCGCGTCCGACGGCGTCCGAGACACAGCGGAAGCGAGAGGGTGA
- a CDS encoding ABC transporter ATP-binding protein, protein MLELTGLTAGYHGGTVLHDLDLTVPAGSVHAIVGHNGAGKTTLVHTVAGFIRPSAGSVRLNGQEMTGQPAHKVARAGIGLVPQGRRVFAGLTVAEHLRLSYRPPGRGDTTRPSRWTPERVLELLPRLGERRGNRGTDLSGGEQQMLALARALLGSPSVLLLDEPTEGLAPLLVKQVYELVGTLADEGIAVLLVSPSPAQAAECARTVTVLTSGRVTLRVDGADARTDPTALHEALELTPVRGAAR, encoded by the coding sequence ATGCTGGAACTCACCGGTCTGACGGCGGGCTACCACGGCGGCACCGTCCTGCACGACCTCGACCTGACCGTCCCCGCCGGCTCCGTCCACGCGATCGTGGGCCACAACGGAGCGGGCAAGACCACCCTGGTCCACACCGTGGCGGGGTTCATCCGCCCCTCCGCGGGCTCGGTGCGGCTGAACGGACAGGAGATGACCGGTCAGCCCGCGCACAAGGTGGCGCGTGCCGGGATCGGTCTCGTACCGCAGGGCCGCCGGGTCTTCGCCGGGCTCACCGTCGCGGAGCATCTGCGCCTCTCCTACCGCCCGCCGGGCCGCGGCGACACGACCAGGCCCAGCCGGTGGACCCCGGAGCGCGTCCTGGAGCTGCTGCCCCGGCTGGGTGAGCGCCGGGGCAACCGGGGTACGGATCTGTCCGGCGGCGAGCAGCAGATGCTCGCCCTGGCCCGCGCGCTGCTCGGTTCGCCGAGCGTGCTGCTGCTGGACGAGCCCACGGAGGGGCTCGCGCCGCTGCTGGTCAAGCAGGTCTACGAGTTGGTCGGCACGCTGGCTGACGAGGGGATCGCCGTGCTGCTGGTCTCGCCGAGCCCGGCACAGGCCGCCGAGTGCGCCCGTACGGTCACGGTCCTCACGTCGGGACGGGTGACCCTGCGGGTGGACGGCGCCGACGCCAGGACCGATCCGACGGCGCTGCACGAGGCGCTTGAGCTGACTCCGGTGCGGGGCGCGGCGCGCTGA